A stretch of the Lolium perenne isolate Kyuss_39 chromosome 3, Kyuss_2.0, whole genome shotgun sequence genome encodes the following:
- the LOC127341675 gene encoding syntaxin-32 has product MHPSRSAPASFRDRTNEFRAAVESARRHVGPSPAAASASGSGGGGPLDDSLSAASAQSEFKNRASRIGLGIHQTSQKLARLAKLAKRTSVFDDPTLEIQELTAVVKKDIGALNNAVMDLQVLCNSQNESGNLSKDTTNHSTTVVDNLKNRLMSATKEFKEVLTMRTENMKVHENRRQMFSSSAAKDASNPFMRQRPLVAREASDSAPPAPWATDSATTPLFQRKKTNGDHGASSSSTPAFMQQQQLAVQQDSYMNSRAEALQNVESTIHELSNIFTQLATMVSQQGELAIRIDENMDDTTANVEGAQGQLLKYLNSISSNRWLMMKIFFVLMVFLMIFIFFVA; this is encoded by the exons ATGCACCCGTCGCGGTCCGCGCCGGCGTCCTTCCGGGACCGCACCAACGAGTTCCGCGCCGCCGTCGAGAGCGCGCGCCGCCACGTCGGCCCgtcccccgccgccgcctccgccagcggcagcggcggcggcgggccccTCGACGACTCGCTCTCCGCCGCGTCCGCGCAGTCCGAGTTCAAGAACCGCGCCTCCAGGATCGGGCTCGGGATCCACCAGACCTCCCAGAAGCTCGCGCGCCTCGCCAAAT TGGCGAAGAGGACATCCGTTTTCGATGACCCAACCTTAGAGATACAAGAGTTGACTGCAGTTGTTAAGAAGGACATTGGTGCTTTGAACAATGCTGTTATGGACCTACAAGTTCTCTGCAATTCACAGAATGAGAGTGGTAATCTGTCCAAGGATACAACAAATCATTCCACTACTGTTGTGGACAACCTAAAAAACCGCCTGATGAGTGCAACGAAAGAATTCAAAGAAGTTCTTACCATGCGGACAGAG AATATGAAGGTTCATGAAAATAGAAGGCAAATGTTCTCCTCCTCAGCAGCGAAGGATGCATCAAACCCATTCATGCGCCAGCGTCCTCTTGTTGCCAGGGAGGCATCTGACTCCGCGCCTCCAGCACCATGGGCAACTGACTCTGCGACTACGCCTTTGTTTCAGAG GAAGAAGACCAATGGAGATCATggagcatcatcatcatcaactcCTGCTTTCATGCAGCAGCAGCAGTTGGCAGTACAGCAGGACAGTTACATGAATAGCAGAGCTGAGGCTCTTCAAAATGTGGAATCAACCATACATGAGCTGAGCAACATCTTTACACAGCTAGCAACCATGGTGTCTCAGCAGGGAGAGCTAGCAATCAG AATCGACGAGAACATGGATGACACGACGGCGAACGTGGAGGGAGCGCAGGGTCAACTCCTCAAGTACCTGAACAGCATCTCGTCCAACAGGTGGCTGATGATGAAGATATTCTTCGTCCTGATGGTGTTCCTGatgatcttcatcttcttcgtcgccTGA